DNA sequence from the Phycisphaerales bacterium AB-hyl4 genome:
AAGGTAATACGGATCATCCTGGCCATATGCGCGGTCGAGCAGCAAATTATCTTGCAGGGCATGGCGATCACGCTCGGCCGGGTCAAACATGTACAGCGGCTGGTCCTGCTCGTCGTCCCAGTTGGTGGCGTACATGCCCTGCCCCTCGGCCGAGTTGCGGGCATCGAGCACGTAGCCGGGGTCGGCGTAGCCGATGGGGTTGCTGCGGTGAGCACGCCACTGCCAGGTGTTGATGAACACGCCTTCGTCGCGCAGGCGATCAAGTTCGTCATCCGAATGCGTGCGCTGCCACATCCCGGCATCCATCTCGCCCTCTCGCGAAGCGGGGAGGAACTTGTTGACATCCGCCGGCGCTTCGTCCGTCCGGCTGCTGACGCCGGGGTGCATCGTCACGTAGCCGCCATACTCGGCGAAGCCTTCAACCGAGCCATCGTCGAGCATCATGGCGATGCGGTCTTCCTGCAAGCCCGTGGGGGCCGGGCCGGCAGCCCCTTCGCCCAGTCGCTGCCA
Encoded proteins:
- a CDS encoding ethylbenzene dehydrogenase-related protein, coding for MRTISRIVLTCGIGIMAFGCQASPDDGRSEHSEPQAVDQAANIYIPASDDLTRLLRVAVVYNDTHIQIRYEFATDHPSWYHDYLVYRAGEWQRLGEGAAGPAPTGLQEDRIAMMLDDGSVEGFAEYGGYVTMHPGVSSRTDEAPADVNKFLPASREGEMDAGMWQRTHSDDELDRLRDEGVFINTWQWRAHRSNPIGYADPGYVLDARNSAEGQGMYATNWDDEQDQPLYMFDPAERDRHALQDNLLLDRAYGQDDPYYL